In the genome of Hymenobacter taeanensis, one region contains:
- a CDS encoding T9SS type A sorting domain-containing protein, with protein MRQFIFLLLTAALLAGATRRGAAQTTQPFGFEHKAVAKVVHGTDTLRNAWAGGLNSPQFSNIDLNGDQQPDLYLFDRATTRSMTFLSVASGAGRAWQYAPEYEALFPSGLQGWVLLRDYDCDGRPDLFTYGNGGDIRVYRNVAGANGQPNFQLTTNQLTYFDPAPTGGNVNITTGGYNLPAIQDVNGDGRLDILTYDFASTSPSINYYRNSTTTGCGGLAMVEETNYWGGITACLSGCTGFAFAPDQCRAEPRPSHTGGFNLEVVDLDGDGDLDALTARDNCAELISLRNDGTAQLARMTAAGMNLNFPAGTTPVRLPNFPSAYLVDVTFDGRPDMVVAPNLYDNTDTVDTRASVQLYRNTSAAGVPAYAFQQNNFLQEGMLDVSEAAAPTFGDLTGDGLVDMLIGGTSRNTPNQRYRATLSFYRNVGTASKPVFQLVTNDYLGLSSRHLVAIKPALVDLNRDGKLDLAFTSTQRTVNSAGTITDAAVPLSVMLNTAPAGQAAAFGAATTLGTISTWVNDAPCFTDVDGDGIVDLLLGTNLNSSDIPGASLRYYRNSGVGNLGQSFTLINSDYGQIRTSDGSRPGNLHPVVADFDGDTFPDLLTADGSGEVRLYSNFRAQTGAFLPRTDLFFNPLLGQFQNSRFGTVSRARFAPAAADVNQDGSPELYLGMEAGGVLSFGVRSRVLAATPATTALPLQLYPNPAATTVTIEAPRPIRFTLLDITGRVLRRQAQAQRTHTLSLTGLAPGVYLIRCETEGGEQAVKRLVVQ; from the coding sequence ATGCGTCAATTTATATTTCTATTGCTGACGGCGGCACTGCTGGCCGGGGCTACCCGCCGGGGGGCGGCGCAAACCACTCAGCCCTTCGGGTTTGAGCATAAGGCTGTGGCAAAAGTAGTGCACGGCACCGATACGCTGCGCAACGCCTGGGCCGGGGGGCTAAACTCGCCTCAATTTTCCAACATCGACCTCAACGGCGACCAGCAACCCGACCTCTACCTGTTTGACAGGGCCACTACCCGCTCCATGACATTCCTGAGCGTGGCCAGCGGCGCGGGCCGAGCCTGGCAGTACGCCCCGGAGTACGAGGCCTTATTTCCGAGTGGCCTGCAAGGTTGGGTGCTTCTGCGCGACTACGACTGCGACGGCCGCCCCGACCTGTTCACGTATGGTAACGGCGGCGACATACGGGTATACCGCAACGTGGCCGGCGCCAACGGGCAGCCCAACTTTCAGCTCACTACCAACCAGCTCACGTACTTCGACCCGGCTCCTACGGGCGGCAACGTGAACATTACCACGGGCGGCTACAACCTGCCGGCTATTCAGGACGTGAACGGCGACGGGCGGCTCGATATCCTGACTTATGATTTTGCTTCTACGTCGCCCAGCATCAACTACTACCGCAACTCTACCACCACGGGCTGCGGCGGCCTGGCTATGGTTGAGGAAACCAACTACTGGGGCGGCATCACGGCCTGCTTATCGGGCTGCACGGGGTTTGCTTTTGCCCCCGACCAGTGCCGCGCTGAGCCCCGGCCGAGCCACACGGGTGGTTTCAACCTGGAGGTGGTAGACCTAGATGGCGACGGCGACCTGGACGCGCTGACCGCACGCGACAATTGCGCTGAGCTGATCAGCCTGCGCAATGATGGTACTGCGCAACTGGCCCGCATGACGGCCGCAGGCATGAACCTAAACTTCCCGGCGGGCACTACGCCCGTGCGGTTGCCCAACTTCCCGTCGGCGTACCTGGTTGACGTAACCTTTGATGGCCGCCCCGATATGGTAGTGGCGCCCAACCTCTACGACAATACTGACACCGTTGACACTCGCGCCTCGGTGCAGCTCTACCGCAACACCAGCGCCGCGGGTGTCCCGGCCTATGCTTTCCAGCAAAACAACTTCCTACAGGAAGGCATGCTGGACGTCAGTGAAGCCGCCGCTCCCACCTTTGGTGACCTGACCGGCGACGGCCTAGTGGATATGCTCATTGGGGGCACCAGCCGCAATACGCCCAACCAGCGGTACCGCGCTACCCTGAGCTTCTACCGCAACGTGGGCACGGCCAGCAAGCCGGTGTTTCAGCTGGTTACCAACGACTACCTAGGCCTGTCAAGCCGCCATTTAGTCGCCATCAAACCTGCTTTGGTAGACCTGAACCGCGACGGCAAGCTGGACCTGGCCTTCACCAGCACCCAACGCACAGTAAACAGCGCCGGTACTATTACCGATGCGGCGGTACCGCTATCGGTTATGCTAAACACGGCCCCTGCGGGGCAGGCCGCTGCGTTTGGCGCGGCTACTACGCTGGGTACCATTTCTACCTGGGTTAATGACGCGCCCTGCTTCACAGATGTAGACGGCGACGGGATAGTGGACTTGCTGTTGGGCACCAACCTAAATTCCTCTGATATTCCGGGGGCCTCCCTGCGCTACTACCGCAACTCCGGGGTGGGTAACCTAGGCCAGTCGTTCACGCTTATCAATAGCGACTACGGCCAGATCAGGACAAGTGATGGTTCCCGCCCCGGTAACTTACACCCCGTAGTAGCTGACTTCGATGGCGACACGTTCCCGGATTTGCTGACTGCCGATGGCTCAGGTGAGGTGCGACTCTACTCCAATTTCCGGGCGCAAACGGGTGCCTTCCTGCCCCGCACCGATCTGTTCTTTAACCCGTTGCTGGGCCAGTTCCAAAACTCCCGGTTCGGAACAGTGTCGCGGGCCCGCTTTGCACCGGCCGCAGCCGATGTCAATCAGGATGGCAGCCCGGAGCTGTACCTGGGCATGGAAGCAGGAGGGGTGCTTTCCTTTGGAGTCCGCAGCCGGGTACTGGCGGCCACGCCGGCCACTACTGCGTTACCGCTGCAGCTATATCCCAACCCGGCCGCCACCACCGTTACCATTGAAGCGCCCCGCCCCATACGGTTTACGCTGCTTGATATAACGGGCCGCGTACTGCGCAGGCAGGCCCAGGCGCAACGCACGCACACGCTTTCCCTGACTGGCCTAGCGCCGGGTGTTTACTTAATACGCTGCGAAACCGAAGGGGGCGAGCAGGCCGTGAAGCGGCTGGTAGTACAGTAA
- a CDS encoding UDP-N-acetylmuramoyl-tripeptide--D-alanyl-D-alanine ligase: MADLAALYARFTASTGVSTDSRQPQNGTLFFALNGPSFRGRDFAPQALASGARFAVVDDEELVAQDPARYTFASDPLVLLQELARYHRRQLSIPVLAITGSNGKTTTKELVHAVLSQRYRVQYTKGNLNNHIGVPLTLLTIRPEEHELAIVEMGANHQGEIALLCTLAEPTHGLITNIGKAHLEGFGGVEGIAKGKSELFRYLASTGGTAFVNTLDARLPGLAAVVENRITYPGPTDTYPAELLGATPQVALRLFNGEPVEAQITGDYNFPNLAAAAAVGAYFNVPAAAIKTGLAGYAPTNNRSQLVRTAYNEVVLDAYNANPSSMSAALRSFAARAGSPADKVVILGDMFELGPESEAEHRALGQLLQELPLETVLLVGSHMQHAQHGRFLHFTTKAEAAEWLRANPLRHRQLLIKGSRGMGLETLLELV; this comes from the coding sequence ATGGCAGATCTCGCGGCGCTCTACGCCCGGTTTACGGCATCCACGGGCGTCAGCACCGACTCGCGCCAGCCCCAGAATGGCACCCTGTTCTTCGCCCTGAACGGCCCCAGCTTCCGGGGCCGCGACTTTGCGCCCCAGGCCCTGGCCAGCGGCGCCCGCTTTGCCGTGGTAGACGACGAAGAGCTGGTAGCCCAAGACCCCGCCCGCTACACCTTTGCATCTGACCCATTGGTGCTGCTGCAGGAGCTGGCCCGTTATCACCGCCGCCAGCTTAGCATTCCGGTGCTTGCTATTACGGGCTCAAACGGCAAAACCACCACCAAGGAGCTGGTGCACGCCGTACTAAGCCAGCGCTACCGGGTGCAGTACACGAAGGGCAACCTCAACAATCACATCGGGGTTCCGTTAACGTTGCTCACTATCCGGCCCGAGGAGCATGAGCTGGCTATTGTGGAAATGGGCGCCAACCACCAGGGTGAGATTGCACTGCTGTGCACTCTGGCGGAACCTACCCACGGCCTGATCACCAACATTGGTAAAGCCCACCTCGAAGGCTTTGGGGGTGTGGAGGGCATTGCCAAGGGCAAGAGCGAGCTATTCCGGTATCTGGCCAGCACAGGCGGCACCGCCTTCGTGAACACCCTGGACGCCCGCTTGCCCGGCCTGGCCGCCGTAGTGGAAAACCGCATCACGTACCCAGGCCCTACTGATACGTACCCTGCTGAGCTGCTGGGCGCCACACCCCAAGTAGCACTGCGCCTGTTTAACGGGGAGCCAGTAGAAGCTCAGATTACCGGCGATTACAACTTCCCGAACCTAGCCGCCGCCGCCGCCGTGGGCGCGTACTTCAACGTGCCCGCTGCCGCCATCAAAACTGGCCTAGCGGGTTACGCCCCCACCAACAACCGCTCCCAGCTGGTGCGCACTGCCTATAATGAGGTAGTGCTGGATGCCTATAATGCCAACCCCAGCAGCATGAGCGCCGCCCTGCGCAGCTTTGCCGCCCGCGCCGGCAGCCCCGCCGACAAAGTGGTAATCCTAGGCGACATGTTTGAGCTGGGCCCTGAAAGTGAAGCCGAGCACCGGGCCTTAGGCCAGTTGCTGCAGGAGTTGCCCCTTGAAACGGTACTGCTGGTAGGCTCCCACATGCAACATGCCCAGCACGGCCGCTTCCTGCACTTCACCACCAAGGCCGAAGCCGCCGAGTGGCTCCGTGCTAACCCCCTGCGTCACCGCCAGCTACTCATCAAAGGCTCCCGCGGCATGGGTCTGGAGACGTTGCTGGAGCTGGTATAG
- the rfbC gene encoding dTDP-4-dehydrorhamnose 3,5-epimerase, translated as MEIKHHALAGVVEFTPRVFGDARGAFFESFSERVMRDAGVDVNWVQDNQSRSMRGVLRGLHFQHPPYAQAKLVRVAQGRALDVVVDIRRESPTYGQHVAVELDATRYNMLYVPVGFAHGFAALEDDTLFLYKCSNYYQPSSEGGLLWNDPALNIRWQLTDPVISPKDQIQPLLKDLQSPF; from the coding sequence ATGGAGATTAAGCATCATGCCCTGGCTGGGGTAGTTGAGTTTACGCCCCGCGTATTTGGCGATGCCCGCGGTGCCTTCTTTGAGTCGTTTAGTGAGCGGGTAATGCGGGATGCCGGCGTTGACGTAAACTGGGTGCAAGACAACCAGTCGCGCTCTATGCGGGGCGTGTTGCGCGGGCTGCATTTTCAGCACCCTCCTTACGCCCAGGCCAAGCTGGTGCGCGTAGCCCAGGGGCGCGCCCTAGATGTGGTAGTAGACATCCGCCGCGAGTCGCCCACCTACGGACAGCACGTGGCCGTGGAGTTGGACGCTACCCGCTACAACATGCTGTACGTGCCCGTAGGCTTTGCCCACGGCTTTGCTGCCCTCGAAGACGACACGCTCTTCCTCTACAAATGCAGTAACTACTACCAGCCCAGCTCCGAAGGTGGCCTCCTGTGGAACGACCCGGCACTGAATATTCGCTGGCAGCTCACCGACCCGGTTATTTCTCCCAAAGACCAAATTCAGCCCCTGTTAAAAGACTTGCAAAGCCCCTTCTAA
- a CDS encoding glycosyltransferase family 4 protein: MRVAIVINTSWNIWNFRRSLVKALQAAGHEVLAIAPPDAYSARLEAELGCRYVPILMENKGTNPVKDAQLTGRFYKIYQRERPDVVLHYTIKPNIYGTIAARLAGIPSINNVSGLGTVFIVKNFVSKIALGLYRFAFRFPKRIFFQNADDRQLFVEHGLVNPAITDLLPGSGIDTDKFRPAAEFTRHTPFTFLMIARVLYEKGVEEYFEAARLVREAVPGTRVQLLGGIDESGGVGVKRVVVEQWLRAGHVEYLGTSDSVAEHIAQADCVVLPSYREGTPKTLLEAAAMGKPIVTTDVPGCRETVVHGQNGLLCEVRNAQDLADKMLQVLRLSDSGLQQMGQAGRQLAEQKFDERIVLEKYLRVVEAVKPARNPVSKSA; this comes from the coding sequence ATGCGCGTTGCCATTGTCATCAATACAAGTTGGAATATCTGGAATTTTCGGCGCAGCCTGGTAAAGGCGTTGCAGGCAGCGGGCCACGAGGTGCTGGCCATTGCGCCGCCTGATGCCTACTCGGCGCGGCTGGAAGCAGAGCTAGGGTGCCGCTACGTGCCCATCCTGATGGAAAACAAAGGCACTAACCCGGTAAAAGATGCCCAACTTACTGGCCGCTTCTACAAAATATACCAGCGCGAGCGGCCCGATGTGGTGCTGCACTATACCATCAAGCCAAACATTTACGGCACCATTGCCGCCCGTTTGGCGGGCATTCCCAGCATAAACAATGTGTCGGGCTTAGGCACGGTATTTATTGTGAAGAACTTCGTGAGCAAAATTGCGCTAGGCCTCTACCGCTTTGCATTTCGGTTTCCGAAGCGCATTTTCTTCCAGAATGCCGACGACCGCCAGCTGTTTGTAGAACACGGCTTGGTAAATCCCGCCATTACCGACCTGCTGCCCGGCTCTGGTATCGACACCGATAAATTCAGGCCGGCCGCTGAGTTTACGCGCCACACGCCTTTCACTTTTCTTATGATTGCGCGCGTGCTGTATGAGAAAGGCGTGGAGGAATACTTTGAAGCCGCCCGCTTAGTGCGCGAGGCGGTGCCCGGCACCCGCGTGCAGCTGCTGGGTGGTATTGATGAATCAGGGGGGGTGGGCGTGAAGCGCGTGGTAGTGGAGCAGTGGCTGCGGGCCGGCCACGTAGAGTACCTCGGTACTTCTGATAGCGTAGCGGAGCACATTGCACAGGCCGATTGCGTAGTGCTGCCCTCGTACCGCGAGGGCACCCCCAAAACCCTGCTGGAAGCCGCCGCCATGGGCAAGCCCATCGTCACGACTGACGTGCCCGGCTGCCGCGAAACTGTGGTGCACGGCCAGAACGGGCTGCTGTGTGAAGTGCGCAACGCCCAAGACCTAGCTGACAAGATGCTGCAGGTTCTGCGCCTGTCAGATAGTGGCCTACAGCAAATGGGCCAGGCTGGGCGCCAGCTCGCGGAGCAAAAATTTGACGAGCGAATTGTGCTTGAGAAGTACTTGCGGGTGGTGGAGGCCGTAAAGCCCGCCCGTAACCCCGTTTCGAAATCTGCCTAA
- a CDS encoding c-type cytochrome has protein sequence MSASPILLRLHLLVILAFLLFYALKAALLLLNRQEQLRALRARTRVADSLLGFLILLTGGVLLGQYPGPTPSWLWVKLGLVLVLLPAAIASMRRQFKPGVVLTLLGFVYVYGLAETGSITLRKPSQPATYATTPGLAEATATPDAEAPSRLAEPDNAQDTETALAAAAAAQDEVAPTDGLVQGKVLFLKNCAVCHGPDGRLGLNGARDLTKSNLTMQGRMYQVTHGSLSKKMPPFAGKLTDEQIQQVVAYSLTLQ, from the coding sequence ATGTCCGCCTCCCCAATTCTGTTGCGCCTGCACCTCCTGGTGATTCTGGCGTTTTTGCTGTTTTACGCCCTGAAAGCCGCTTTGCTGCTTCTTAACCGCCAGGAGCAGCTGCGCGCATTACGGGCCCGCACCCGCGTTGCCGACTCCCTGCTGGGTTTCTTGATTCTGCTTACTGGTGGTGTTCTGCTAGGTCAGTACCCCGGCCCTACCCCCAGCTGGCTGTGGGTGAAGCTAGGCTTGGTGCTGGTGCTCCTACCGGCGGCCATTGCCTCTATGCGCCGGCAGTTTAAACCGGGGGTAGTACTCACGCTGCTGGGGTTTGTGTACGTATATGGTCTCGCCGAAACCGGCAGCATCACCCTGCGCAAGCCCTCCCAACCAGCAACGTATGCTACCACCCCTGGCCTAGCCGAAGCCACTGCCACCCCCGATGCCGAAGCTCCCTCCCGCCTGGCCGAGCCCGACAATGCGCAAGACACAGAAACGGCCCTTGCTGCCGCCGCGGCCGCACAGGATGAGGTGGCTCCCACCGACGGTTTGGTGCAGGGGAAGGTGCTATTCCTGAAAAACTGCGCTGTATGCCACGGCCCCGATGGGCGCCTGGGCCTCAACGGAGCCCGTGACCTTACCAAGAGTAACCTCACTATGCAGGGCCGCATGTACCAGGTTACGCACGGCAGCCTAAGCAAGAAAATGCCCCCCTTTGCCGGTAAGCTCACTGATGAGCAAATTCAGCAGGTGGTAGCCTACTCGCTCACGCTACAGTAA
- the hflX gene encoding GTPase HflX, with protein sequence MANKPASKGRKRGNSTRHPGATDGVKGRAGRILAKANQDGTYDTALEQETAVLVAVPDKRQPDTQTQEYLDELAFLAETAGAKVIKRFVQRLEKPDIRTFVGEGKLAEIKAYVQHQDISMVIFDDDLSPSQLRNLEAELQVKIVDRSLLIIDIFASRAKSATARTQVELAQYQYLLPRLTGLWTHLDKQRGGGVSQRGPGETEIETDRRVVRDRIDLLKERLKDFDKQSNTQRKSRGGIVRVALVGYTNVGKSTIMNMLSRSEVFAENKLFATVDSTVRKVVLENMPFLLSDTVGFIRKLPTRLIESFKSTLDEIREADLLVHVVDISHPTFEEQIAVVNETLKDIEAADKPMLLVFNKIDLYNPETPVEHHGGFEGMNEDEDAPAARPTLEQLKATYMAKMHDPVIFISAQERENIDELRALLVRHVSAIAHQRYPNVHPISETEED encoded by the coding sequence ATGGCTAATAAACCTGCCTCAAAAGGCCGCAAGCGTGGCAACAGCACCCGCCACCCCGGCGCCACCGATGGCGTAAAAGGCCGCGCAGGTCGCATTTTGGCCAAGGCCAACCAAGATGGCACCTACGACACAGCCCTGGAACAGGAAACCGCCGTGCTGGTAGCCGTGCCCGATAAACGCCAGCCCGATACTCAAACCCAGGAATACCTCGACGAACTAGCGTTCCTGGCCGAAACGGCCGGCGCCAAAGTCATCAAGCGCTTTGTGCAGCGCCTCGAAAAACCCGACATCCGCACGTTTGTGGGGGAGGGTAAGCTGGCCGAAATCAAAGCCTATGTGCAGCACCAGGATATTAGCATGGTCATTTTTGATGATGACCTTTCGCCCTCCCAGCTGCGCAACCTGGAGGCCGAGCTGCAGGTTAAAATTGTAGACCGCTCCCTGCTCATCATTGATATTTTTGCCAGCCGGGCAAAGTCGGCCACGGCCCGCACCCAGGTAGAGCTGGCCCAGTACCAATACCTACTGCCCCGCCTCACCGGCCTCTGGACTCACTTGGATAAGCAGCGCGGTGGGGGTGTAAGCCAGCGCGGACCGGGTGAAACAGAAATTGAAACTGACCGCCGCGTAGTGCGCGACCGGATAGACCTGCTGAAGGAGCGCCTCAAGGACTTTGATAAGCAGAGCAACACCCAGCGCAAGTCGCGGGGGGGCATTGTGCGGGTAGCACTGGTAGGCTATACCAACGTGGGCAAAAGCACCATTATGAACATGCTAAGCCGCTCTGAGGTGTTTGCCGAAAATAAGCTGTTTGCTACCGTCGACTCAACGGTGCGCAAGGTGGTGCTCGAGAACATGCCATTCCTGCTCTCCGACACCGTTGGGTTTATTCGTAAGCTGCCTACCCGCCTGATTGAGAGCTTCAAGAGCACGCTTGACGAGATCCGGGAAGCCGACCTGCTGGTACACGTAGTAGACATCTCACACCCCACGTTTGAGGAGCAGATTGCAGTGGTGAACGAGACCCTGAAGGATATTGAAGCTGCTGACAAACCCATGCTGCTGGTCTTCAACAAAATTGACTTATACAACCCCGAGACCCCGGTGGAGCACCACGGTGGCTTTGAAGGCATGAACGAAGATGAAGACGCCCCAGCTGCGCGCCCAACTCTGGAGCAGCTAAAGGCTACGTACATGGCTAAAATGCACGACCCGGTTATCTTCATTTCAGCCCAGGAGCGCGAGAACATTGATGAGCTGCGGGCTTTGCTGGTACGGCACGTATCGGCTATTGCGCATCAGCGCTACCCCAATGTGCATCCCATCTCGGAGACTGAGGAAGATTAG
- a CDS encoding M43 family zinc metalloprotease, producing the protein MKKTFYSLTLLALCTGLAAPLQAQDLQFNKTSRLTPNQPLQRQCATMEVYEAQIAADPTLPKRMAAIEAQTRQFEEGFTARRPGSTSATGTVTIPVVVHVVYNTVAQNVSAAQVQAQIDVLNQDFSKTNADASLIPSAFAGVAANTNVQFVLAKRDPNGNATTGIERTQTKVSSWSSNDAVKNAKRGGANAWPASQYLNLWVCNLGQGLLGYAQFPGGQASTDGVVVLYSSLPGGSAKPYDKGRTATHEVGHWLNLRHIWGDASCGNDLVSDTPTQQTSNYGCPSFPHVTCSNGSNGDMFMNYMDYTDDACMYMFTQGQSTRINALFASGGARASLLTSTGGTAPTAVVAKAPEVELYPNPASNRLQLKSGTEQASAQWAAKVYDLQGLEMKQVRTENATTLDVAALPAGLYHVILTDGQTTVHRRFRKE; encoded by the coding sequence ATGAAGAAAACCTTTTACTCTCTCACTCTGCTGGCTCTTTGTACTGGCCTAGCCGCTCCCCTGCAAGCCCAAGATCTGCAGTTCAACAAAACGAGCCGTCTGACTCCCAATCAGCCACTGCAGCGGCAGTGTGCTACCATGGAGGTGTATGAGGCGCAGATAGCCGCCGACCCCACCCTGCCCAAGCGCATGGCTGCCATTGAAGCTCAAACCCGTCAGTTTGAGGAAGGCTTTACGGCCCGGCGGCCTGGTTCCACTAGTGCTACTGGCACCGTTACTATTCCGGTGGTAGTGCATGTAGTATACAACACGGTAGCCCAAAACGTATCGGCAGCACAGGTTCAGGCACAGATTGACGTGCTGAACCAGGACTTCTCCAAGACCAACGCCGATGCCAGCCTGATTCCGTCGGCTTTTGCGGGTGTAGCAGCCAACACCAATGTGCAGTTTGTACTCGCCAAGCGCGACCCAAACGGCAACGCTACCACTGGCATTGAGCGCACCCAAACCAAAGTATCGTCCTGGAGCTCTAATGATGCCGTAAAGAACGCCAAGCGCGGCGGTGCCAATGCCTGGCCGGCCAGCCAATATCTCAACCTGTGGGTGTGCAACCTGGGCCAGGGCCTGCTGGGCTACGCCCAGTTCCCGGGTGGCCAAGCCAGCACCGATGGCGTAGTGGTACTGTACTCCTCACTGCCCGGCGGCTCCGCGAAGCCCTACGACAAAGGCCGTACGGCGACGCACGAGGTAGGCCACTGGCTGAACCTGCGCCACATCTGGGGTGATGCCAGCTGTGGCAACGACCTGGTCTCGGACACGCCCACCCAGCAAACCAGCAACTACGGCTGCCCCTCTTTCCCGCACGTAACCTGCTCCAACGGCAGCAACGGCGACATGTTCATGAACTACATGGACTACACCGACGACGCCTGCATGTATATGTTTACCCAGGGCCAGTCGACGCGCATTAATGCCTTGTTTGCTTCCGGCGGAGCCCGCGCCTCTCTGCTCACCTCAACTGGCGGCACGGCTCCTACGGCAGTGGTAGCTAAAGCTCCTGAAGTAGAGCTGTACCCTAACCCTGCCAGCAACCGCCTGCAGCTGAAATCAGGCACTGAGCAGGCCAGCGCCCAATGGGCCGCCAAAGTTTATGACCTGCAGGGTCTGGAAATGAAACAGGTGCGCACCGAGAATGCCACTACTCTGGATGTTGCCGCGCTGCCAGCCGGCCTCTACCACGTTATCCTCACCGACGGGCAGACGACGGTACACCGCCGCTTCCGCAAAGAATAA